A window of Henckelia pumila isolate YLH828 unplaced genomic scaffold, ASM3356847v2 CTG_477:::fragment_1, whole genome shotgun sequence genomic DNA:
TACTCTTGATTGGTTTCGATCTCAGTTGAGTTAAAGACCGACTGTTTTAGTTTAACTCCATAAACTGAATCGAGTTGTCTTCAAACTTTCAGTCGAGCTCTGCTCGAATGCTCCGCTAGTTGAGTGAGACTGATTCTGTATTGATCATGTTCAGTTTTTCTATTTGCATTTGGTCTGTGTCAGTTGATCTCTTTGTTTTGACTTGAGAGTTATGGTCGGTTGATGTACTTTGTGTTTAGCTTTTGATAAAATTAGTTGATCTATGACTTAAACGGAATTAAGTTAATATCAAAATTCTCTATTTCCAaccatattattatatttactaGAAGATGAAATACATGTGTCTTAAGGttgttaattattattattattattattattattattattattatttacacGATCGTTGTTTATTAATACTAGTATATTAAGTGCATGTGTAATGCGTTGCATGTGtacataatatatttttatagaattgaatttatttatatatttttttttcattaggTAATgagataataataattaaaaattaagataATGGGATAGTGAGAATAAGATATGGGAAGTTTTGAATCCTAAATTACAttttgacttttaattattgaatatgCATGTTTGAAAGAATTATAAGGatatataaatttgaaaatattagtTTCTCTAATGAGTTTatctattataatatagtaaaaattattattattattattattattattattattatttaacatCGTTCTTTTTATaccatttttattattattactagatattattattattattaatatttaacaTCGTTCTTTTTATACCATTTTGAATTGGATTTAACTCGAATAATTCATAATTCATTGCCAACGATTCATCAGATCAATTAATTTTTATACCCTTTTTTTGCGCGATTATTTTATGAGAATTCTTTTAACTTAAACATCTCTGCTAATTAGGTAGataactttgaaaaaaaaattgtaaatcgCACgtgcattgataattttttatcTTTATATGTTCTTTGTGATAATGTCCGTATAGGTATATACTCTAATTTACTCTTAAAATAAGATTAAATTATTAAACTTGTAACGGCTGAAAGTTTTAACATTACAAATAATTTTAAGAAAAATGACAGTGATATAAAATACATGTAATAGGAACGGAGTCAGAGAATTCAATAAAAGGAGacgaaaataaattattatacaaTCTTTTAAGTGGTATTTCTATAACGTAATTAGCATCTTTTTACTActgtaattattattttttgattcATAATATATTTCATTACAACTTTAACTAATTAGTAACCGGTAATTAGGGTGAACATATTAATTAAGATAACAAATTTGTGTAAAAAAGAGATTTTGCATGGATCGAAAATGAAGAGGTGTGAgtcaataatttaataatttatgtgATCTAATATTTAAGTTTTTGTATAAGTTCCTTCGTTTTAGTGGTTTTATCCTAGCTTACTTAACATCTGTAACTATTATCAAtacatttttataaattataagtTATTATAGGCCCCGTTTGGTATCAAAAGTCAGgccaaaaaaacatttttttttataaaaaaagtatttttcagctaataaggtgtttggatgaccaaataagtgcttaaaaaagcaattttttaagtaaaaaaagagttttttcaaaagccaaaaattatagcttaaaaaagtacttattttaaaaaatctttacaaaatccaaacgggctcATAGTATTCTCCTAAATTATATAGTTTattggattattattattattattatttactcatttatttatttactgtctagttattatttttatatatattcgaGTTTATCTTTTGTTAAGTAATTTTGAAAACTATTCATTTCTTATTAAAAAAACTCTACAATATTAATagtcacacacatatatatatatatattattatttactcatttatttatttactgtctagttattatttttatatatattcgaGTTTATCTTTTGTTAAGTAATTTTGAAAACTATTCATTTCTTATTAAAAAAACTCTACAATATTAATagtcacacatatatatatatatgggataATTCTTAATTTAATCCCTCATTTTAGACCGTATTTTTAATTTGATACTTTGTTTTTTGATTGACCCAATTTAGTCCTCTTTTTTTCACCCTATTTTCACAATTGATCCTTCCATCCAATTTAACGTTAAAACTAACCAAGTTTACCAGCTTAACCGGTTGAACTTTTACTTCTCACCCCTTGAACCGATCATCCCATCTTCATCAATTTCATTCTTTGGTCAATGTCATAACTTTGCTAACCAGTTGGCTGGGCTTGGGTGACTCGCGTTTACCGGCCCGTACGCAATGGCAGTGGCAAGCGAGCTAAGCTGGTCAAGAACACAAAGGAGATAACTAGGTTGCAAGAATAGAATGAACTACGGCCGGTGTGAGGTGCGCAGGAAGGTGAGCGGCGGTGCGGCGGCGCACGACCAGTCATGGCATTGTGGCAGCGACTGAAGCAACTGTGAGGGAGTTCTCTTGTGATTTACATGATGGGGCGTAAGTGGTGAATTTGTGAAGTTAGGGCTTCAAGCCAATAGAATTGACCATTTGGACACCACTCAAAATGTTTCGGGGAATCAAGATTGGTAACAGGATTTTTAATGGAAAATATATAGTTGTTGGATTCAATATACAGACTTTGGGCTTCTCACAGTAGCAAAATTAGAGATAAATTGGGTCTAGGAGTTTACTTCTACTACATTGATTAGTCGTTTTACCCACATGAATCACGGTTTCAGTAAAGAAGATTTTATTGGAgccaaaaagaaagaaaaatgcaTTAGAACACCTGATTAGGATTGGTAATTCAAGGCATAAGAACTTGGCAAGATTGCTTGGGATTTGCTACAGTAACAACTTTGCTCATCTTTTGTATGATTACATGCCTAATAATGATTTAACAAAAAAGATTCGGATGAGGAGAGATTGGGAAACTAAGTGTAAGATAATAGTTGGAGTAGCAAGAGCACTACATTTCCTGCATCATAAGTGTTATCCAACAATTCCTCATGGCGATTTGAAGGCGAGTAACGTGCATTTTGATGACAGTATGGAACCTTATCTGGCTGAATATGGGCTCACACTGCATTCATTCAATCGAGTAGTAGCCTACTGcctaaaaaaactaaaaaagaaACGGGTACATGCATGCTCATACTTCCACTTTCAATAAGTTCTGCTATCCATGTGTATATTTCGCAGGAGATAATATGATCATTTTAAGTAGTTTGTGAATTTATGTAGCCAATCTGAAGGCATATTTATTCATTTACTTGAAATGTAAAAAAACTTTAGATAGTGGAATCGCCCCTTCCAGCTCATCCCAAGAAGAGATGGTGTCAGTTCTTGAAATCGCTTTGCTATGCACAAGAAGGAGACCATCGGTGCGAGAAGTAGAAAATATGTTCTGGGTTGAATCTGCGCAAACAAATGCTTATAATTTCATTCTTGGCAAATTTGAAGAGGAACGATTATGTTGTATGAAAAATTAAGGGTTTATGGGAAAGAATGAAATTGATGAAGATGGGTTTACTGGTTGAAGAGGTGAGAATTAAGCAAAGTTTCAATGGGCTAAATCTGTTAGTTTTAACATTTAATTGGACGGAATGATCAATTGCAGAAAAACGGTGAAAAAACGAAGGACTAAATTGGGTCGACAAAAAAACGGAGGACTAATTAGAAAAACGACCTAAaatgagggactaaattgggaATTAtcccatatttatatatatatatattgtattccAAACTATCAAGATCAACAAAACCCATTTAGTAATATTTAAATGTAATTATTCATCAAACATGAAGTCCATGATAAGTACGGTAAAATAACCATGAAATTCTTACACTATTTATCTTCTTAATTATTCAAACATAAATGTATATTTGATTCAAATTAACTCATCATAATAATGGATCAATGAAATAAATACTCCATTAGATATTTGAAACGGTCCACAGTCCACAGTCCACACAATAAACTTAATTGTTTTTGTATTTTATTCAAAAAGTGTTGAAGATTGACTTTTCTAATCGGAACATGGACAGGTTTTACAATCCGTTTACTTCACCAAATCAATCTCAAACAATTGTGTTTGATTTCTTTCATTTATGCCAAATTTCTGGTTGGAAAGGATTAATTCACAGTTGTTCATATTCACACCAACCAAAGGTAATGATCTCTTTTTACATTTTCTTATTGATTTCAATTTCAAGGAATCTGCTGCTCCTGCTTTTATGTAAACTCATTCCTCGTGTTCTAAAGTTATATAACTAAATTAATTTGAAACCCTTTTGAGTTAGGCTGAATAGTTGTGCACTAAAGTTTGCAGAAATTGAGAAAATTCAAATTATTTATGGAAGATAATTTTTTATATGCAAACGTCCATTGATTTATGCACTTATTATTCTGTGATGGTAGGGAAGTGGAGTTTGAGTTGTTTTTACTCGGTTTCTGTTACTAGTCAAGCTACTGGAGCTTGaaccataatttttttaaatattgtttatatactaccgttcatttttttttttctgtaaaTTACATGTTTTTTACAAATAATTTCATGAAAATGGAATGCCGTTTATACAATCTTGATCGGGCACAAGCTAGATTGGTGCACTGCTCGAGAAAATTAGAGTTGAGAGCTTGAGCCGACATCAGTTAGGACTAAGGATTCACATAATTTAAGTTTTGTGGTGTGGATTTCATATTGACAATATTCCAGATATCCTTTAATTTCCACCTTGCAGGATAACACAAGGATCTGTGCATCCAATGTGTAAGAAGTTGAGAGCAGGAAAAAATGGCAGACAGTGCTGTATCTTTTCTCCTCAATCAATTATCTCTCTTTCTCCAACAGGAGAAGGAATTACTAGGAGGGCTTGGAGAGGAAGCGGAGTACATTCAAGGTGAATTGGAACACATGACAGCATTCCTTCGAGTAGCTGATTCACAAGAAGAAAGTGATCCCCAACTCAAAGTATGGGTTAATCAAGTACGTAAAATCACTTACGACATTGAAGATGTTCTTCAAGAGTACATGCTCCGAATTGCCTATCCTCGTTATGGTTCTAATAAATTCAGTGTGTgcatcaaaaaaattttatgtgCCTCAGCGAGAGATTTAAAAACTCGTCGGCGAATTGCTTCTGAAATCCAAACAATCAAGTTGAGATTACAAAATGTTTCCCATAGTCAACAGAGGTTCAAAGACACGTATGCTTTCATGGGTAGAGCCTCTAGCTCTGCCTTTACGAGCAATGAATGGTATGACAGTCGGGGAGATGCTCTTCTATTGGATGCAGATATTGTGGGCATTGAAAAGCCAAAGAGGCAACTGCTAGAGTGGCTTTTGCAGACTGATTATGGGCTTAAAGTCATTTCAGTGGTAGGCATGGGTGGATTGGGTAAAACTACCCTTGTTAAAAAAATCTATGATGATGCATCACTGAAGGCGAATTTTGATAGCCATGTGTGGGTTACTATTGCAGAGTCTTTCAAAGCAGAGAATCTTTTACAAAGCATAATCAAGCAGCTTGTTGATGAAGTGAAGAAACAACTACCTCATGACCTGGAAGCAAAGAATGTTGTTGAAATGAaagaatttatttataattttctcCGGCATAAGAGATATATAATTGTCCTTGATGATGTTTGGAAAATAGGAGCATGGGAATCCATCAGATATGCATTTCCGAGACTCGGTACTCTTGGCTGCATTATCATCACCACACGCTTTCACAGCATAGGAAATGCTGCTTGCAGTGAGACCAACGGCCGTTTGTATAATTTAGAGCCTTTCAATGCTGAAGAATCGGAAGAATTGTTTTATAAAAAGGCATTTCCAGGAAAATCGTGTCCTCCTTATTTAAAAGAAGTTTCTGCAAGTATCTTAAAGAGATGCGAGGGGTTGCCACTTGCAATTGTTGTAATTGGTGGCCTCCTAGCTACCAAGAAGCAAATTCCTGAAGAATGGAAAACGTTTGAACGTAACATTGGTCTTGAATTAGAAGGAGACAGTATGAAGCGGATGGTGAAATTACTCTATCTCAGTTATTATGACTTACCGCATTATCTGAAAGCTTACATCTTATACATGAGCATTTTTCTAGAGTTCGAGTTACTTGAGAAGTGGAggatgatcaggctgtggataGCAGAAGGATTTATGGAGTTAAAACAAGGGAAGACGGAGGAAGAAATGGCAGAGGTCTATCTTAATGAACTTGTTAGCAGAAGTCTAATCCAAGTAGCAGACACATATGAGGATGGTAGGCCTAGAAAGTTTCGTATCCATGACATTTTACGGGAATACATCATTTCAAAGTCAAGAGaacgaaatatttttttaccagCCAGTGGAGAAAAAACAAGGTGGCCTAATAAGATTCGACGAATGGCGATTCATTCTGCGTTTACCAATGAAAGAGAATCCTTCAATGTTAAGTATCTTGTCTCTCTTTTCTGGTTTGAGTTTGAAGATTCAGAATCAGTACAGATTTTACGAAGGGTCCTGCGAGGTGGGTGTAGGCTATTAAAAGTATTAGATCTAAGAGGAGCTCCATTAGATAAAATCCCCAGTGAAGTTTTCAAACTCTATTACCTCAATTATCTTAGCCTGAGGAGGACAAATATCAAACTCATTCCCAAATCAATTGGAAATCTTCAAAATCTAGAGACGTTAGACCTCAAGCAGAGCAGAGTGACCGAATTGCCATTTGAAATTCTGAAGCTCCGCAAACTCAGGCATCTCTTAGTGTACTCATATATAAGTACAAGTGATACGTTTTCCTCTGGCCATCCAAAAAGCTTCAAGGCTCCATATGAGATTGGATGTTACCTGACTGCCTTACAAAAGCTATGTTACATAGATGCAGATGAAATTGATGGAATTAAAATAGTGCGAGAAATAGGGAAGCTAACTCAACTGCGGAGATTATGCATTAAAAAGTTAAAAGTAGAAGACGGAAAGGATCTTTGCTCTTCTCTGGCAAACCTCATCAACCTACGATCTTTACGCATTTTTGCAGTTGACGAGGGAGAGGTAATGGATTTGGATCACTATGTGCCACCCTCCACATTCTCAGTTCTTCGTAAAGTTGTGCTTCATGGACATTTGGAGAAGTTGCCACAGTGGATGTATTTTCTTCATGGGCTCACTGAAGTGCAACTGGGGTGGAGCAGATTAAGAGAGGATCTATTACAACACCTTGGAGTTTTGCCAAATCTAGTGTGCCTAAAACTGTATGATTTTGCTTATGAAGGCGAGGGATTAAGTTTTACGGGCAGAGGATTTCAGAGTCTCAAGAGATTGTGGCTATTCAAACTAAGAGGATTGAGATGGATAAAAATAGAGAGGGGTTCCATGCCTTGTCTGGAAACGCTATCTATTTGGCATTGCAATCTACTGGGGGATTTGCCGTCGGGCATCGAGCACTTGACTAATCTTCAGTATGTGGAACTAGCTGATCTTTCAGTGGAATTCATAGATACACTTGTTCGACAAAAACTAGAGGCTGGGGAGGAATGGAAGCTTGCAAACGTCCCCAAAGTCAACATTTTCTCTCTTGTTGATGGTGAATGGAAAGATCTGCTATTATAGGTGATCATTTTCTTTTTTGGTATACACACCAatgtgtgtgtattttgaaAGAACATGTGATTATCAATCATCATAGCGAAAGACTTTTTTGTGTATCAGGATTCCAGATTCTTTGTGTACACACGGAAAGGCTTCAGCATGAGAAAATTCTCAACTACTGTGTGTATTGTTGGCTGAGCAGGTAATTAATACCACCACCATGTAAACATCATTTGTTCCTTGGTATTACCCATTATGGATTATGCAGTATTGGAGCAACTTCAGGTAAATGAATCCAGCAAGATTTCAGTAGCATCCTGGTTACCCATAGTCGATAGATTTGCTGATAAAGATTGGCTCCCTTCTCTCCGGGATATTTCATGCTACACGGGAGAAATATACCCCCTTCTGTGTTTTTTCCATATGTTAACAAGAATATCACACTAGAACACTGGATGTTCGTGCGAACATTTCACTGAAAAAATAGCACGTGGATCGTATTGGTAATTTTGTGGGTTTTTAAAGTGATGTTCGATCGAACATCTTGAGAAAAAATGGGTGTATGTCTCCTGGTGTAGCATATATACACTAACCCCTAGCTCTTGATCACTTCACTGGGCCTCAAATTTCTGGCTGAAGTTAACATTCAATACGCGTTGTGATTATCTTATCCGTTAGATACCATTTGGTTTgagatattattaatttatgtataattttCTTATTCAATCTTCtatttgtcatattatttattcatctactaatttttttttatcttatattaatcaaataattgaatttaaattactatattatcttttataataaatattattcatattttattaattattaaaaggataaaatttatcattttatcaatttaatcgatcaaatcaaacaaattataatttattaatcaaacaaaatattatattaactagtatttcttatttatttttattacattatattactttaTCTCCTCATACTACATATAGTTGTAGGCTGTTGAAAGTTTTAAACATAAGAGGAGCTCCAATAGATAGCATCCCACATGAAGTATTCAAACTATATTGCCTCAAACATCTGTGCTTAAGGAGCACAAATATCAAACTCATCCCAAAAGCAATCGGAAATCTTCAGAACCTggagacattagatctcaagaaatccaaagTGACCCAATTGCCTATTGAAATTTTGAAGCTACACAAACTTCGGAATATATTGGTATACTCGTACAACAAAGAGTTGTCTTCTTTTTATCGTGTTGTACATAGCTTCAAGGCTCCATTTGAAATAGGATGTCACTTGACATTCTTGCAAAAGTTTTGTTACATAGATGCAGATGAAACAGACGGTATTCAAATAGTGCAAGAATTAGGGAAGCTAACTCAACTCCGAAGACTGTGCATTACAAAGCTAAGAAGAAAAGATGGAATGGATCTTTGCTCCTCGCTAGTGAAGCTCACCAACCTGCGCACGTTATGCATTTTTTCCATTGAGGATGATGAGCTGATGGATTTGCATCATTCTGTGCCTCCTTCCACTTTGTCCGTTCTTCGTAGTCTTTCTCTTCATGGACGTTTGGAGAAGCTACCACTTTGGGTGCATTTTCTTTACGGGCTCACTGGATTACTCTTGAGCGGGAGCAGATTAAAAGAGGATCCGTTACAACTTCTTGGAGTTTTGCCCAATCTGGTATCCCTACGGATGGTGAACTTTTCATATGAAGGCGAATAATTATATTTCCAAGGTGGAAAATTTCAGAAGCTAAAGATATTGGGTTTAGGCCAACTGAGAGTGTTGAGACATGTGAGAGTTGCGATGGATTCTATGCCTCGTCTGGAAAAACTGAGATTTCGGGATTGTGAAGTGATGGAGGAGTTGCCGGAGGGCATCCAGCATTTAACCAATCTTCAACTTGTGGGGTTCGAGAATATGCTAGAGGAATTCAATGAGAGTGTTGTAGAACAAAAATCCAAACTTGATCGTGTTTCCAAAGTTGAGATCTGGGATATAGTCGACGGTGAATGGAGACGAAGGCAGATGTAGATAGATTGGAGGAAATATGATTAATCAAAGATTTGAGGTGATTAATCAATGGATCCCATATATATtggtaaatttttatttttaggacAATGTCTGTAAAGAAATGgtgaaattttccaaaaataaaaataaaatttgagtgAGTAATGGAATTTGTATAGGTTTGGTGTACCAGATCGATTCTACCTTTAAGTGCGTTAATTCCTCCCACCAAGGCATAAATGGTTTAATGAGAATAGATCTTTCAGTAGACAAAACCTCTAATCTcagaaaattcaaaatatacacTCATTCATTGCCAACTATTCATCAGATCAGTTTTCTATGTCTGTTTTTTGATGCGATTATTTTGTGAGAACGCTTATAACATCTCTACTAAAAGTCTTAAACTTGTAAGATACATACAAATTGCACGATGGAGAAAGTTATGATTCGATCTGTAACTTTTCTAAACTCCGGATGCATTACACTCTTCAAGCAATTTTAGGATGTTGTGTTCCGGGGCGCTGATAGATGGCAGAATAAGCCGCTTAGCGCGTGATTTAGTCGTGGGAGTCTCGGACTCAGTTGGAGGTGGTTCCTGCATAACCGGCAGATCAGTCCTCCTCTGGACACTAGAAGATACTCGCTCCTTCCATATTCTTCCATCCTGATCCAtcagaaaaaataaattaaccgTAGATTATTCTATTTAAATTTACTGCACAAAGTAAAAGCTCGAGGATATGATAAAAATTCAAACCAAAAGTAATGTAACAAAGTTCTTTACAGCAAATTGCATTGGGTAGTGATACAGTCACAGAATGAAAAGGGTGGCATTGTTTTAACAAGAGGACAAGAAATAGGCACGATCAGGTATATTGATTGGTCTAGAGGCGAAACTGAAGTGCTATAAACTCGTACCATCAGATGTATCAAAAACCCAAATTCATACTTCTCTTTATGGCCAAAACATTTCGAAGGGCACGGTGACCAAGCTGACTGAAAATGTAGCATTATCCACTAAAAATGTTAGCGAGCTTTTGCTGCCTCTCAAGTAAACagctttcttttttaaaaaaatgataacaggatagagaaaaaataatgcaaaagaATTATGCATTTCGCCCCGAGTTTAGGATTCTCTCTGTTGATTTTTGAATAGAATCACCAGCCATATGTATGGAGGAGAAAATATCCCCGGCCGGGAATGAGCACGGAAGAGGATAAGTTGTGATCCATTGATCACAATCTAGATACTAGATAATTATCTCAAGATTATGGCAATAACAATAATTACAAATCTTGTTTTATATATCCTAATTTCTAACATATGAGCCGAATTCCCTCAAAAATATCACCAACCAAATGACACAAACAAGCACGTCAGGGCTACAAAACGAGATGTGATTAATTTGAATATCAAATTCCGAACTCATCAAAAACCATTTTAAGCTTACATTAAGAATCGAGGGTTCAGCTAAAGGACATTGGACTGGTTGATCACTGTCCAGAGGCTCGGTCGGGCGTTCAACTGGTTTAAATTCAATCGCAACTTCAACTCCATGAGGAACACCAAGAGCAGCTGCGGCCATGGTCGTAGCAGCAGTTGCCTCTGAGGTAGGAGTCGTTTCAACCTGCAAAACAAGAGCACTCAACAATCACCATGGGCACGGAAGGCAATCAATCACAAATTTGTTACTCCGCAAGCAAGCTCATACATGGAAAACCCAATATCAACATTGAAATGGCTTGGAAAATATAAGTACAGAAATTATGTCAGCAAATGATTGATTACCAAATCGAGTAAGATCAGATTCTAATGCGATCCATATCATTCGACATACAGTCAATTTAAGATTGACCCAAACTAAAAGAAAAACTGGAATTTACATGACAATCAAAGTGCAGAAGTGCTAAAAGGCAAGAACCTGTGAGTATTCCACTTCTATACAAATGACAATAACTTGTACTTAATTCGATCTTACAAGCAAACGGCTGCAATACCAATTCAATAAAATGATGTTCATTCAACTACATTCAGCCAAAAGATAAATCTTGTGAACAATTAGAAACCGAAAAATTCCACCAATTTTCATTCGAGGTCAGAGAATACGATGAACAGAAAATCTACAACCTCCTGAAAAATCACAACTTtccagatttaaaaaaaaaactgaaaagcAAGCAATAACT
This region includes:
- the LOC140872803 gene encoding uncharacterized protein, encoding MVGIFSRFSASRAGHRRAQSALVETTPTSEATAATTMAAAALGVPHGVEVAIEFKPVERPTEPLDSDQPVQCPLAEPSILNDGRIWKERVSSSVQRRTDLPVMQEPPPTESETPTTKSRAKRLILPSISAPEHNILKLLEECNASGV
- the LOC140872745 gene encoding disease resistance protein RPM1-like; protein product: MGGLGKTTLVKKIYDDASLKANFDSHVWVTIAESFKAENLLQSIIKQLVDEVKKQLPHDLEAKNVVEMKEFIYNFLRHKRYIIVLDDVWKIGAWESIRYAFPRLGTLGCIIITTRFHSIGNAACSETNGRLYNLEPFNAEESEELFYKKAFPGKSCPPYLKEVSASILKRCEGLPLAIVVIGGLLATKKQIPEEWKTFERNIGLELEGDSMKRMVKLLYLSYYDLPHYLKAYILYMSIFLEFELLEKWRMIRLWIAEGFMELKQGKTEEEMAEVYLNELVSRSLIQVADTYEDGRPRKFRIHDILREYIISKSRERNIFLPASGEKTRWPNKIRRMAIHSAFTNERESFNVKYLVSLFWFEFEDSESVQILRRVLRGGCRLLKVLDLRGAPLDKIPSEVFKLYYLNYLSLRRTNIKLIPKSIGNLQNLETLDLKQSRVTELPFEILKLRKLRHLLVYSYISTSDTFSSGHPKSFKAPYEIGCYLTALQKLCYIDADEIDGIKIVREIGKLTQLRRLCIKKLKVEDGKDLCSSLANLINLRSLRIFAVDEGEVMDLDHYVPPSTFSVLRKVVLHGHLEKLPQWMYFLHGLTEVQLGWSRLREDLLQHLGVLPNLVCLKLYDFAYEGEGLSFTGRGFQSLKRLWLFKLRGLRWIKIERGSMPCLETLSIWHCNLLGDLPSGIEHLTNLQYVELADLSVEFIDTLVRQKLEAGEEWKLANVPKVNIFSLVDGEWKDLLL